In Methylacidiphilum infernorum V4, a single window of DNA contains:
- a CDS encoding Re/Si-specific NAD(P)(+) transhydrogenase subunit alpha, with translation MASLGVLKEKVPGENRVAIVPDVLPSFSKLGLDVLVESGAGANAGYFDQDYIDKGAQVLAHGYDVLGKANIVCLIHPLQLEDIPFCAENAILIALMYPLLNLELIKEIATHNLTAFSLDLIPRISRAQSMDPLSSQSTVSGYKSVILAAHTLPKFLPMLTTPAGTIPPCKVFVIGAGVAGLQAIATARRLGALVEAYDIRPVAKEQVESLGAKFVDLPIAARDVEDRSGYAKAQSEDFYAKQRQLIIDQCKKADIVITTALVPGIKAPKLVSKEAIENMKPGTVVVDLAAEQGGNCELTVPGKTVVHNHVVIHGPLNLPSSMAPQASLFYAKNIQSFLSLFFKENKLSIHWEDEIIKNTLVVREGKIVHEKVLAALNQQLR, from the coding sequence ATGGCATCCCTTGGAGTACTTAAAGAAAAGGTTCCCGGTGAAAATCGGGTTGCCATAGTTCCGGACGTTCTTCCCTCTTTTTCAAAGTTAGGGTTGGACGTTCTTGTCGAATCCGGTGCCGGAGCTAATGCCGGCTATTTTGACCAAGACTATATCGATAAAGGTGCCCAAGTTTTAGCTCACGGCTACGACGTTCTGGGCAAAGCAAACATCGTTTGTCTCATTCATCCTCTCCAGTTGGAAGACATTCCCTTCTGTGCTGAAAATGCTATTCTTATAGCCTTAATGTATCCGCTTTTAAATCTTGAATTAATAAAGGAAATCGCTACACATAATCTTACCGCTTTTTCTCTAGATCTTATTCCTAGAATTAGTCGGGCCCAGTCAATGGATCCCTTAAGTTCTCAAAGCACCGTTTCAGGCTATAAATCCGTTATCTTGGCAGCCCATACGCTCCCCAAGTTTTTACCCATGCTTACTACCCCGGCGGGTACGATTCCCCCTTGCAAGGTCTTTGTTATCGGTGCAGGAGTAGCCGGCTTACAAGCTATTGCCACGGCTAGAAGGTTAGGCGCCCTTGTTGAAGCTTATGATATTAGGCCCGTTGCGAAGGAGCAAGTGGAAAGCTTGGGAGCCAAATTTGTCGATCTTCCTATTGCTGCACGCGATGTTGAGGATCGATCAGGTTATGCCAAAGCCCAATCTGAAGACTTCTACGCAAAACAACGCCAGCTCATCATCGATCAGTGCAAGAAAGCCGATATCGTGATTACTACCGCTCTTGTTCCCGGAATAAAAGCGCCGAAACTCGTTTCCAAGGAAGCTATTGAGAACATGAAACCGGGAACGGTCGTCGTTGATCTTGCTGCGGAACAGGGCGGGAACTGCGAATTAACCGTCCCGGGAAAAACCGTCGTCCACAACCATGTCGTCATTCACGGCCCCCTTAATCTACCCTCTTCTATGGCACCCCAAGCAAGCTTGTTTTATGCCAAGAATATCCAATCCTTTCTTTCACTTTTTTTTAAAGAAAATAAATTATCTATTCACTGGGAAGATGAAATCATAAAAAACACCTTGGTTGTTCGTGAAGGGAAAATTGTCCATGAAAAAGTTCTTGCTGCCTTAAACCAACAACTTCGTTAA
- a CDS encoding NAD(P) transhydrogenase subunit alpha yields MTLGDWLTDVYVFVLASFLGLELIRNVSRLLHTPLMSLTNAISSISLVGSIALAGEGDKTWVVVLGTIAIISSSINAVGGFLITDRILKMFRKSK; encoded by the coding sequence ATGACATTGGGTGATTGGCTTACCGATGTATATGTTTTTGTTTTAGCCTCATTTTTGGGACTGGAATTAATACGCAATGTCTCGCGACTGCTCCATACTCCCCTGATGTCTTTAACCAATGCCATTTCTTCTATTTCTTTGGTGGGTTCGATAGCTCTCGCGGGGGAAGGAGATAAAACATGGGTCGTTGTTTTAGGAACCATTGCTATCATCTCTTCCTCGATCAATGCCGTGGGCGGCTTTCTCATTACCGACAGGATCCTCAAGATGTTCAGAAAAAGCAAGTAG
- a CDS encoding NAD(P)(+) transhydrogenase (Re/Si-specific) subunit beta has product MEDIIQFVYIASAALFILSLKWMSEVKTSRWGNWAGSAGMALAIVATLLKPQIHGYLWIAIGIVLGSSIGTPMAVLMPMTAVPQRTALSHAFGALAAGIVGSTEYFLKADSFSFPQLVVLSIEVLLGFLTFTGSLLAFAKLQEIIPTRPILYPGRNYVSLTVFSSCLLLIAYMVAKGGFHPFLFISLIGFSLLFGILLVLPIGGADMPTVISILNAYAGLSSSFMGFLLNNKLLIIAGALDGSSGLILSIQMCKAMNRSFTNVLFGGMGQVLEVVDPSRDGKVVKSLSPREASILFEAAKKVVVVPGYGMAAAQAQHVVKELTDVLESKNIEVKFAIHPVAGRMPGHMNVLLAEADVPYDKLVEMEEINPLFPETDVVLVVGANDITNPAAKKNPGSPLYGMPILDVDKAKQILFIKRSMSTGFAGIDNDLFYSPKTIMLFGDAKKVLNELVVSINSQ; this is encoded by the coding sequence ATGGAGGACATCATTCAATTTGTTTACATTGCTTCTGCTGCGCTCTTCATTCTTTCCCTTAAATGGATGAGCGAAGTTAAAACATCGAGGTGGGGAAACTGGGCGGGGAGTGCAGGAATGGCTTTAGCCATAGTCGCCACTCTTCTCAAGCCCCAGATTCACGGCTATCTCTGGATAGCTATTGGAATAGTCTTAGGCTCCTCCATAGGCACCCCCATGGCCGTGCTCATGCCTATGACTGCCGTTCCCCAAAGAACCGCCCTTTCCCATGCTTTTGGTGCCTTGGCGGCGGGCATCGTGGGATCAACCGAATACTTCCTTAAAGCTGATAGCTTTTCTTTCCCCCAACTCGTTGTCTTATCCATAGAGGTCCTGCTCGGTTTCTTGACTTTTACGGGTAGTCTTTTAGCCTTTGCTAAACTTCAAGAAATCATTCCAACGCGGCCGATTCTTTATCCGGGAAGAAATTATGTAAGCTTGACCGTGTTTTCTTCCTGCCTGCTCTTGATAGCCTACATGGTTGCCAAAGGCGGCTTTCATCCTTTTCTCTTTATATCTTTGATCGGCTTTTCTCTCCTTTTTGGAATCCTTTTGGTGTTGCCTATCGGGGGAGCGGATATGCCCACGGTCATTTCCATTCTCAATGCTTATGCGGGTCTTTCTTCCTCTTTCATGGGTTTTCTGCTTAACAATAAACTGCTTATCATCGCCGGGGCATTGGACGGCAGTTCTGGACTTATCCTTTCAATTCAGATGTGCAAAGCGATGAATCGCTCCTTTACTAATGTTCTTTTTGGAGGAATGGGCCAAGTCCTTGAGGTTGTCGATCCTTCTCGAGATGGTAAAGTCGTTAAAAGCCTTTCCCCTAGGGAAGCTTCAATCCTCTTTGAAGCCGCTAAAAAAGTTGTCGTTGTCCCCGGCTATGGCATGGCTGCAGCCCAAGCTCAACATGTGGTCAAGGAATTGACCGATGTTTTAGAAAGCAAAAATATCGAGGTGAAATTTGCAATCCATCCTGTTGCCGGGAGGATGCCCGGCCATATGAATGTCCTTTTGGCCGAAGCCGATGTTCCTTATGATAAGCTTGTCGAGATGGAAGAAATTAACCCTCTTTTTCCCGAAACGGATGTCGTCCTTGTAGTTGGGGCCAATGACATTACCAATCCTGCGGCGAAAAAGAATCCCGGCTCTCCCCTCTACGGAATGCCCATACTCGATGTCGACAAAGCTAAACAGATCCTTTTTATTAAA